The Rothia sp. SD9660Na DNA segment TTGGCCTGGAAGACGTGGACGTCGCCGGTGGCCAGGTCGTAGGAGACTACGCCAGCGGGGCGGCGGACGCCGTCCTCGTCCTCAACCATGACCAAGTCAAGGACGTAGTATTCGTTGTAGAACTCTACATTGTGCTTGACGCAGTTCTGGTAGAGGGTCTGCAGAATCATGTGGCCGGTGCGGTCTGCCGCGTAGCAGGCGCGGCGTACAGGAGCCTTACCGTGGTCGCGGGTATGGCCACCGAAACGGCGCTGGTCAATACGGCCCTCAGGAGTACGGTTGAAGGGAAGGCCCATCTTTTCCAGGTCAAGAACCGCGTCAATGGCTTCCTTGGCCATGACCTCAGCTGAGTCCTGGTCTACCAGGTAGTCGCCACCCTTGATGGTGTCAAAGGTATGCCACTCCCAGTTATCCTCTTCAACGTTAGCCAGAGCCGCACACATGCCGCCCTGGGCAGCACCGGTGTGGGAGCGGGTGGGGTAGAGCTTGGTGAGCACAGCGGTGCGGACGCGCTGGCCAGCTTCGATAGCGGCTCGCATGCCTGCGCCGCCTGCGCCGATGATAACGACGTCGTACTTATGTACCTGCATTGTGTGAATGCTTCTTTCTACAATCTAGAGAGCCAATGGCTTACGGAGCGGTGCAGAAGGAGGGCAGAAGGTCTGCGGATGCACCGGCGGGGCAGGGGTCAAAGGTGAAGATGACCAGGGTGCCCAGCAGAATCACGAAAGCGGTGGCTAGGAAGAGGGCTACTTTCAGGGCAAAGCGCACGCCGTCCTTTTCCGCGTAATCATCGATGATGACGCGGATACCGTTAGCGCCGTGGAGCATAGCCAGCCACAGGAGCAGAAGGTCCCAGACCTGCCAGAAGGGGTTAGCCAGCTTACCGCCGACAAAACCGAAGTCAATGCGGTGTACGCCTTCGCCCATCATGAGGTTGACGAAGAGGTGACCGAAAATCAGGATGACCAGCAGAACACCGGAGACACGCATGTAGAGCCAAGCGAACATCTCGAAGTTATTGCGCTTAGACGAGGCTCGGTTGTATTTGACACCCGAGACGGTGTTGTCGCGGCTACGGGGAACCGAAATCTTGGTTTTCAGAGGAGTTGCCATGTCTTAGTGACCCCCAAAGACGAGCATGAGATGACGGACGAGGAAGGGAACCATGACGACGGCCCAGAGCACCAGGACGCCCCAGAGCATAGCCTTCTGGTTCTTGGCGCCGTTCTTCCAGAAGTCCACCAGGATAATGCGGATACCGTTAAAGGCGTGGTAGACAATAGCTGCTACCAAAACAGCTTCACCCAGACCCATGATGGGGTTCTTGTAGATGTGCATGACGGCGTTGTAGGCCTCGGGAGAGACGCGGACAACGGCGGTATCAAGCACGTGAACCAGTAGGAAGAAGAAAATGGCGATACCGGTAATGCGGTGGGCAACCCACGACCACATACCTTCACGGCCGCGGTACAGCGTGCCCTTGGATGTATTCGGCACTGAATAACCTCCTGTGTGATGCGAAGCGACACACCGATAGATTGAGCCCATCTGTGCGCCCACGCAACATACGTATTGTGTGTTCTACTCAACAGCAAGATTAGCAGGTTTTAGGGCTACTTACTTACACCGTGTCACCATCTCCTGACCCCGCATTTCCGGGAAATAGGCAAGGTTTTAATGCCCTTAAGCCAGCTATCGGCGTTATCATGCGGAAGCCGCCGTGAAGTTTTCTGTCAAAAGTGACCGGCGCCGTACAGTTTAAGGAAAAGATTTCATCATTATGACTTCAATTCTGGGTACACTGTAGAAACAATGAGAACACCACTTGAACGGTTCTACCCCCTCATTCCGGCCGGCGGCGTAGGGTCCCGCCTATGGCCCCTCTCTCGCGCCGTAGAACCTAAATTTCTGCTTGACCTGACCGGGACAGGTTCATCCCTCCTCCGTGCTACCTACGATCGCTTGGTTGATCTTGCAGCTGACGGCGTCCTTGTCGTCACCGGGCAGGCTCACGCCAACGCCGTCACCCAGCAGCTCTCCGAGTTGCGCGGGTCTGACCTGGTACTCGAACCTTCACCTCGTGACTCTGCGGCGGCCA contains these protein-coding regions:
- the sdhC gene encoding succinate dehydrogenase, cytochrome b556 subunit, producing MPNTSKGTLYRGREGMWSWVAHRITGIAIFFFLLVHVLDTAVVRVSPEAYNAVMHIYKNPIMGLGEAVLVAAIVYHAFNGIRIILVDFWKNGAKNQKAMLWGVLVLWAVVMVPFLVRHLMLVFGGH
- a CDS encoding succinate dehydrogenase hydrophobic membrane anchor subunit, whose protein sequence is MATPLKTKISVPRSRDNTVSGVKYNRASSKRNNFEMFAWLYMRVSGVLLVILIFGHLFVNLMMGEGVHRIDFGFVGGKLANPFWQVWDLLLLWLAMLHGANGIRVIIDDYAEKDGVRFALKVALFLATAFVILLGTLVIFTFDPCPAGASADLLPSFCTAP